A stretch of Chloracidobacterium validum DNA encodes these proteins:
- a CDS encoding 3-oxoacyl-ACP synthase III family protein: MTRHAHILATGSYAPARVVPNAEFDARFGEPVGDWLVANVGIHERRYMRDDETTSDMVTAAARQALERARLDPTDLDLIIVATDTPDYLSPATASVVQSKLGARRAGTFDLNAACAGWVTALNQAALTITADADYRHVLVAGGYGMSRFLDPHDKYTATLFADGAGAVILGAGERPGFLAGKLQAVGEFHDAMGIYTGGTFRPCTAATLAAFGPPKVQFIRKFPRTFNTEYWPALIRAALAKAALPLAEVDWFLFTQINLRTIEMVMDLLGQPLTKTHWIMDKWGYTGSACLPMALDDLVMTRQELRPGQTIVFCASGGGIALAASVWRWI; the protein is encoded by the coding sequence ATGACGCGCCATGCGCACATCCTGGCAACCGGCAGTTATGCGCCCGCGCGCGTCGTGCCGAACGCCGAGTTTGACGCCCGCTTTGGCGAACCGGTCGGCGATTGGCTCGTCGCCAACGTTGGCATCCATGAGCGACGCTACATGCGCGACGATGAAACCACGTCGGACATGGTGACGGCAGCAGCCCGGCAGGCGCTGGAGCGCGCCCGGCTTGATCCGACCGATCTCGACCTCATCATCGTTGCGACCGACACGCCGGATTATCTGTCGCCGGCCACGGCCTCGGTCGTCCAGTCCAAGCTGGGCGCGCGGCGGGCCGGAACGTTCGACCTCAACGCCGCCTGCGCCGGCTGGGTGACGGCGCTCAACCAGGCCGCGCTGACCATCACCGCCGATGCCGACTACCGGCACGTTCTCGTGGCCGGGGGCTACGGCATGAGCCGCTTCCTCGACCCCCACGATAAGTACACCGCAACGCTGTTTGCCGACGGCGCCGGCGCGGTCATCCTCGGGGCCGGCGAACGACCCGGTTTCCTGGCCGGCAAGCTCCAGGCGGTCGGGGAGTTTCACGACGCCATGGGGATTTATACCGGTGGGACGTTTCGCCCGTGCACGGCCGCGACCCTGGCCGCCTTTGGCCCGCCCAAGGTGCAGTTCATTCGCAAGTTTCCCCGCACGTTCAACACCGAATACTGGCCTGCGCTGATTCGCGCGGCGCTGGCCAAGGCGGCGCTCCCGCTCGCCGAAGTGGATTGGTTTCTGTTCACGCAGATCAACCTGCGCACCATCGAAATGGTGATGGACCTGCTCGGACAACCGCTCACCAAGACCCACTGGATCATGGACAAGTGGGGCTACACCGGCTCGGCCTGCCTGCCCATGGCGCTCGACGACCTGGTGATGACACGGCAGGAACTGCGTCCCGGACAAACCATCGTGTTCTGCGCCAGCGGCGGGGGCATCGCCCTGGCCGCGTCAGTCTGGAGGTGGATCTAA
- a CDS encoding acyl-CoA synthetase, giving the protein MLVGLGDYLGRRAVYSPDAPAFVDAGKATPLRLTFAEADVRATRVAAALRRIGVGQGDRVALLARDGIEHLDAFFACAKLGALHTPFNWRLHWRENLAIIKQLQPRVLLFGDDFAEAVAAMQSTGELGDTALVHLGALPVADSFAFAEWLTTPAPDFAPAPVQPEDIAALIFTGGTTGTPKAAAISHRQIAWNTLNTVLHDLRHGDCYLNVFPLFHTGGLFVYTVPLAILGGTTILVRQFDAAQTLDLIARERVTVFAGVPTMYQMMLAAPTWATADLSSLRFCTSGGAPLPLTIIEAYRVQKGVCFKQGFGMTEFGPGVFALAPDDAERKAGSIGRPNFFVEAAVMDDAGNLLPPEVAGELVLRGPSGSSGYFGNPDATAASRDAAGWFHTGDMARYDAEGYFFIVDRKKDMFISGGENVYPAEIEQALYTHPAVAMCAVVGLPDPKWGEVGAACVVLKPEMTATETELITFLRDRLAGYKVPKTVHFLDALPMSAAGKVLKRELRDRLAPPPTTN; this is encoded by the coding sequence ATGCTGGTTGGATTGGGCGATTACCTTGGCCGCCGCGCCGTGTATTCCCCGGACGCGCCGGCCTTTGTGGATGCCGGCAAGGCAACGCCACTCCGGCTGACCTTTGCCGAAGCCGACGTGCGCGCAACGCGCGTTGCCGCCGCGCTCCGCCGCATCGGCGTTGGTCAGGGTGATCGCGTCGCCCTGCTGGCGCGGGACGGCATCGAACACCTGGACGCCTTCTTTGCCTGCGCCAAGCTCGGCGCACTGCATACGCCGTTCAACTGGCGGCTGCACTGGCGGGAAAACCTGGCCATCATCAAACAACTGCAACCCCGAGTCCTGCTTTTCGGCGACGACTTCGCCGAGGCCGTCGCGGCCATGCAGTCCACGGGCGAACTGGGCGACACGGCCCTGGTTCACCTCGGAGCGCTGCCGGTTGCCGACAGCTTCGCGTTTGCCGAATGGCTGACGACACCCGCCCCAGACTTTGCCCCGGCGCCGGTTCAACCGGAAGACATCGCGGCGCTCATCTTCACCGGAGGCACGACCGGAACGCCAAAGGCAGCGGCCATTTCCCACCGCCAGATTGCCTGGAACACGCTCAACACCGTCCTGCACGACCTGCGGCACGGCGACTGTTACCTGAACGTCTTCCCGCTCTTTCACACGGGCGGGCTGTTTGTCTATACCGTGCCGTTGGCGATTCTGGGCGGGACGACGATTCTCGTTCGGCAGTTCGACGCGGCCCAGACGCTTGACCTCATTGCCCGCGAGCGGGTGACGGTCTTTGCCGGCGTGCCGACGATGTACCAGATGATGCTGGCCGCGCCGACCTGGGCCACGGCCGACCTCTCTTCGCTGCGCTTTTGCACCAGCGGTGGCGCACCGCTGCCACTCACCATCATTGAGGCCTACCGGGTCCAAAAAGGCGTGTGCTTCAAGCAGGGATTCGGGATGACCGAGTTCGGCCCCGGCGTCTTTGCCCTTGCCCCAGACGATGCCGAACGCAAGGCCGGCTCCATCGGACGGCCAAACTTTTTCGTCGAAGCCGCCGTGATGGACGACGCCGGGAATCTGCTCCCGCCGGAAGTCGCCGGTGAGCTGGTGCTGCGCGGGCCGTCCGGTTCGTCCGGGTACTTTGGCAATCCTGATGCCACGGCGGCCAGCCGTGACGCCGCGGGCTGGTTTCACACCGGCGACATGGCGCGGTATGACGCCGAAGGCTACTTCTTCATCGTTGACCGCAAGAAGGACATGTTCATTTCGGGCGGCGAAAACGTCTATCCGGCCGAGATCGAGCAGGCGCTCTACACCCATCCGGCCGTGGCCATGTGTGCCGTCGTCGGACTTCCCGACCCGAAGTGGGGTGAAGTCGGCGCGGCCTGCGTCGTCCTGAAGCCGGAGATGACGGCGACCGAAACCGAACTCATCACGTTTCTGCGCGACCGCCTGGCCGGGTACAAGGTTCCGAAGACCGTTCACTTCCTTGACGCCCTGCCAATGAGCGCGGCCGGCAAGGTTCTCAAGCGCGAGCTCCGCGACCGGCTCGCGCCACCACCTACGACCAACTGA